The following coding sequences lie in one Paenibacillus durus ATCC 35681 genomic window:
- a CDS encoding glucose-1-phosphate adenylyltransferase has translation MKKKEMVAMLLAGGQGKRLKGLTKSIAKPAVYFGGTYRIIDFPLSNCTNSGIDTVGVLTQYEPLVLSSYIGIGSDWDLNRKNGGVFVLPPHEREDGSNWYRGTADAIYRNLKFVDQFDPEHVLILSGDHIYKMNYNTMLEYHLERKADCTISVIDVPLEEASRFGILNTEEDYKIYEFEEKPAKPKSTLASMGVYIFKWDVLRRALLDDGEESDSSHDFGKDIIPTLLSKGKSLYAYPFEGYWRDVGTVTSLWEANMDLLSDNPPLNLNDPSWRIFTRNPNQPAQYVAPGAKVSGSLINEGSIVRGEVRHSVLFYGVEIGEGSVITDSVIMPKVKIGKNVRIHRAIISENTVIEDYMEIGTDREDGDEILLIDNRSKKRKSIPANTISS, from the coding sequence ATGAAGAAAAAAGAAATGGTAGCCATGCTTTTGGCTGGTGGTCAAGGGAAAAGATTAAAGGGCCTGACCAAATCCATTGCTAAGCCCGCTGTCTATTTCGGGGGCACCTACCGGATTATTGATTTTCCGCTCAGCAACTGCACGAATTCCGGAATAGACACTGTTGGTGTATTGACTCAATATGAACCTCTCGTTCTGAGTTCTTATATCGGCATTGGCAGCGACTGGGACCTTAACCGCAAGAATGGGGGCGTATTCGTACTTCCTCCCCATGAACGGGAAGACGGCAGCAACTGGTACCGGGGAACGGCTGACGCGATCTACCGGAATCTTAAATTCGTCGATCAATTCGACCCTGAGCATGTGCTCATTCTTTCCGGCGATCATATTTACAAAATGAACTATAACACTATGCTTGAATATCATTTGGAAAGAAAGGCTGACTGCACTATTTCGGTCATAGACGTTCCGCTTGAGGAAGCAAGCCGTTTCGGCATACTGAATACCGAAGAGGATTACAAAATTTACGAGTTCGAGGAGAAACCCGCAAAGCCTAAGAGCACTTTAGCTTCCATGGGGGTTTATATTTTCAAATGGGATGTTCTTCGTCGTGCGCTTTTGGACGATGGAGAGGAATCGGATTCTTCCCATGACTTCGGCAAAGACATCATTCCCACGCTGCTGTCGAAGGGCAAATCCTTGTACGCCTATCCGTTCGAGGGCTACTGGAGAGACGTCGGCACGGTGACCAGCTTGTGGGAAGCCAATATGGATCTTCTCAGCGACAATCCGCCGCTTAACCTTAACGATCCTTCTTGGAGAATTTTTACCCGCAACCCGAACCAGCCCGCGCAGTATGTGGCTCCGGGGGCGAAAGTATCGGGCTCCCTCATCAATGAGGGCAGCATCGTTCGCGGAGAAGTAAGGCATTCCGTACTCTTCTACGGCGTCGAGATTGGCGAGGGCAGCGTAATCACGGATTCCGTTATCATGCCCAAGGTCAAAATCGGCAAAAATGTCCGTATACACAGAGCCATCATCAGCGAGAATACGGTAATCGAGGATTATATGGAAATTGGTACGGACCGGGAGGACGGGGATGAGATCTTGTTAATCGATAATCGCAGCAAAAAGCGGAAATCGATTCCGGCCAATACCATTTCATCTTAA
- the glgD gene encoding glucose-1-phosphate adenylyltransferase subunit GlgD has translation MKQLLGVINLDHELDHLNELTYFRCGAAVPFASRYRLIDFVLSNMMRADLESVGLFVRRKYRSLMDHLGDGKSWDMNRKHGGLFILPPDWNDPTDTSLGDLQHFHNNLDFFKRASAKYIVHSGSQHINTIDFQELYSYHLEKGADVTLVYKKIDHLEPEHDPCLRLEVDEDGNVLNIHHEKNHPNIYMDMFIMEKELFLEQVEYCIAHGESFFFRDAIQKRRDKLKIAAFEYTGYHAVINSVASYYKNSMKLLDQEEYTSLFHDNQVQTKIKYEAPTRYLESANVSNSLVANGCIIAGTVENSVIFRGVQIRKGARVVNSVIMQKCVIEEDAVIENVILDKDVQLSRERILVGDSKRPFVIAKSSKM, from the coding sequence ATGAAACAGCTCTTGGGAGTAATTAATCTTGATCACGAACTGGACCATTTAAATGAACTAACGTATTTCCGCTGCGGTGCAGCCGTACCTTTTGCCAGCCGCTACCGGCTGATCGATTTTGTCCTATCCAATATGATGCGCGCCGATCTTGAAAGCGTGGGCCTGTTCGTCCGCCGCAAATACCGTTCTCTGATGGACCATCTTGGCGACGGAAAATCATGGGATATGAACCGCAAACATGGCGGGCTGTTCATCCTGCCTCCCGACTGGAATGATCCGACCGATACGTCTCTTGGAGATTTGCAGCATTTTCATAATAACCTGGATTTCTTCAAGCGGGCATCGGCCAAGTACATCGTCCATTCCGGAAGCCAGCACATTAACACAATCGACTTTCAAGAGCTGTACAGCTATCATTTGGAAAAAGGCGCCGATGTCACGCTTGTTTACAAAAAAATCGACCATCTTGAGCCGGAGCATGATCCCTGCCTTCGCCTTGAAGTCGATGAGGATGGCAATGTGCTGAATATTCATCATGAGAAGAACCATCCGAATATCTATATGGATATGTTCATTATGGAAAAAGAGCTGTTTCTGGAACAGGTGGAATACTGCATTGCCCATGGGGAGAGCTTCTTTTTCCGGGACGCTATTCAAAAAAGACGCGATAAGCTTAAAATTGCCGCTTTTGAATATACGGGCTATCATGCCGTCATTAACTCTGTCGCCAGCTATTACAAGAACAGCATGAAGCTTCTGGACCAGGAGGAGTATACAAGCCTGTTTCACGATAACCAGGTTCAGACCAAGATTAAGTACGAAGCCCCGACCCGCTATCTGGAAAGTGCCAATGTCAGCAATTCGCTTGTGGCGAACGGCTGCATCATCGCCGGCACGGTGGAGAACAGCGTCATATTCCGCGGTGTTCAGATCCGCAAGGGAGCGAGAGTTGTGAACTCCGTCATCATGCAGAAATGCGTAATTGAAGAAGATGCTGTCATTGAGAATGTCATACTGGATAAAGACGTGCAGCTCAGCCGGGAACGGATACTTGTCGGCGACAGCAAACGGCCGTTCGTCATTGCCAAGAGCAGTAAAATGTAA